One segment of Caldisalinibacter kiritimatiensis DNA contains the following:
- the flgM gene encoding flagellar biosynthesis anti-sigma factor FlgM, which produces MKITNGNIEKALQVYRKQSSNDKKVSAAKKASKRDELNISNQGKDFQVAMKALKNTPDIRKEKVAEIKRQISTGTYNIDSGKIVEKILEDINIDMKI; this is translated from the coding sequence ATGAAGATTACAAATGGTAATATTGAAAAAGCATTACAAGTATATAGGAAACAGAGTAGCAACGATAAAAAAGTAAGTGCTGCAAAAAAAGCTAGCAAAAGAGACGAGCTTAACATATCTAACCAAGGAAAAGATTTTCAGGTTGCAATGAAGGCATTAAAAAATACACCTGATATAAGAAAAGAAAAAGTAGCTGAAATAAAAAGACAAATAAGTACAGGGACGTACAATATTGACAGCGGAAAAATAGTAGAAAAGATTTTAGAGGATATAAACATTGATATGAAGATATAA
- a CDS encoding four helix bundle protein, which yields MSNNIIRDKSYKFALRIVKMYKYIVEEKKEYVLAKQLLRSGTSIGANVEEACAGQSKKDFISKLSIAQKESFETKYWLRLLKDSGIVEQRFVDSMLEDCEELIKIITKILVTTKANVK from the coding sequence ATGTCTAATAATATTATTAGAGATAAGAGTTACAAATTTGCACTTAGGATTGTAAAAATGTACAAGTACATAGTAGAAGAAAAGAAAGAATATGTATTAGCTAAACAACTACTAAGAAGTGGTACAAGCATAGGAGCAAACGTAGAAGAGGCATGTGCAGGACAGAGTAAAAAAGATTTTATTTCGAAATTATCAATAGCACAAAAAGAATCGTTTGAAACTAAATATTGGCTAAGGTTATTAAAGGATAGTGGAATTGTAGAACAAAGATTCGTAGATAGTATGTTAGAAGATTGTGAAGAACTTATAAAGATAATAACTAAAATCCTTGTTACTACGAAGGCCAATGTTAAATAG
- a CDS encoding flagellar protein FlgN, translating to MEKLIKELKEILEEELKIYKEMLQITEKKTKVITSGTAKELDKTTQIEQTMILKIAKLENQREKIVENIKIQVGINGEASVAKLTEKISAQYKNEVKELESIRDELLDILNKIKKRNELNSKLINDSLEYINFNINLLTSSATETTYTNKVEEGNAGKSQSLFDAKV from the coding sequence GTGGAGAAATTAATAAAAGAATTAAAAGAGATTTTAGAAGAAGAATTAAAAATATATAAAGAGATGCTACAAATAACAGAAAAGAAAACAAAAGTCATTACATCAGGTACTGCAAAAGAATTAGATAAAACAACTCAAATAGAACAAACGATGATATTAAAAATAGCAAAATTAGAAAACCAAAGAGAAAAGATAGTAGAAAATATTAAAATACAAGTTGGTATAAACGGTGAAGCATCAGTTGCAAAGCTTACTGAAAAAATTAGTGCTCAATATAAAAATGAAGTAAAAGAGCTTGAGAGTATTAGAGATGAGTTACTAGATATATTAAATAAAATTAAAAAGAGAAATGAACTGAACAGTAAACTTATAAACGATTCCCTTGAATATATAAATTTTAACATTAATTTATTAACTAGTAGTGCTACAGAAACCACTTATACAAATAAAGTAGAAGAAGGAAATGCAGGCAAGAGTCAAAGTTTATTTGATGCTAAGGTTTAA
- the flgL gene encoding flagellar hook-associated protein FlgL, with translation MRITNNMMIKNMMRNLNNNLKRMDKVQQQMASGKKFQLPSDDPIGVSKSLKLHTDLGRIEQYKRNVDDALSWMEITESAISDMGDVLQRARELTVQASNGTNTTDDLNKISKEVEELKEHLIELANTTYAGRSIFTGYKTNAPLLDEEGKYKLTNYESGAVATPTGLQLQDSEISEYNVGVAESIEVNTSGIKIFGKYESANPEDGNFSTSSVNGYTIDSSNKTSDSTGADKSYLIEIFDQLKNAMDGGDTDTIEKSIGRIDKVMENLLAVRAEIGAKTNRLELTKNKLESQEINFTELLSKNEDVDMAKVIMDLKMEENVYRASLSAGAKIIQPTLVDFLR, from the coding sequence ATGCGAATAACCAACAACATGATGATAAAAAACATGATGCGAAATTTAAATAACAACCTAAAAAGAATGGACAAGGTACAACAACAGATGGCATCAGGTAAAAAATTCCAGTTACCTTCAGATGACCCTATCGGTGTTTCAAAGAGTCTTAAGCTTCACACAGACCTTGGTAGAATAGAGCAGTATAAAAGAAATGTAGACGATGCGTTATCGTGGATGGAAATAACAGAATCAGCTATATCTGATATGGGAGATGTACTTCAAAGGGCAAGAGAGCTTACAGTGCAGGCTTCTAACGGAACTAATACTACTGATGACTTAAATAAAATATCAAAAGAAGTGGAGGAATTAAAAGAACATCTTATAGAATTAGCCAACACTACATATGCAGGAAGGTCAATATTTACAGGATATAAAACAAATGCTCCATTACTTGATGAAGAAGGAAAATACAAATTAACTAACTATGAGTCAGGGGCAGTTGCAACTCCTACTGGTTTACAATTACAAGACAGTGAAATATCAGAATATAATGTAGGGGTAGCTGAGAGCATAGAAGTTAATACGAGTGGTATTAAAATTTTCGGTAAATATGAATCGGCAAATCCAGAGGATGGTAACTTTAGTACATCGAGTGTAAATGGATATACAATAGATTCGAGCAATAAGACGTCTGATAGTACAGGAGCAGATAAAAGTTATTTAATAGAAATATTTGACCAATTAAAAAATGCTATGGATGGTGGCGATACAGATACTATTGAAAAGAGTATAGGTAGAATAGATAAAGTTATGGAGAATTTATTAGCCGTCAGAGCGGAAATAGGAGCTAAAACTAATAGATTAGAACTCACTAAAAACAAATTAGAATCGCAAGAGATTAACTTTACAGAATTGTTATCTAAGAACGAAGATGTGGACATGGCTAAAGTAATCATGGACCTTAAGATGGAAGAAAACGTCTATAG
- a CDS encoding TIGR03826 family flagellar region protein: MNVRNCRRCGRIYVYDGINKLCPQCRKQDEEEFHRVKEYIYDNPGANVQMVSDATGVSTEKILKFLREGRLELKGDEENLFLDCERCGRPIRTGRFCEKCKQEMEREFKQAIASDKSNSRIQKERDKMYIAEKYKRKK; encoded by the coding sequence ATGAACGTTAGGAACTGTAGAAGATGTGGAAGAATCTATGTTTATGATGGAATCAATAAATTATGTCCTCAATGTAGAAAACAAGATGAAGAAGAATTTCATAGAGTAAAAGAATATATATATGACAATCCTGGAGCCAACGTTCAGATGGTATCTGATGCAACAGGCGTGTCAACTGAAAAAATATTAAAGTTCTTAAGAGAAGGTAGATTAGAATTAAAAGGTGATGAAGAAAATCTTTTTCTAGATTGTGAAAGATGCGGTAGACCAATCAGGACAGGAAGATTTTGTGAAAAGTGTAAGCAAGAAATGGAGAGAGAATTTAAACAAGCGATAGCATCGGATAAATCTAATTCACGAATTCAAAAAGAACGAGATAAGATGTATATAGCTGAAAAATATAAAAGAAAAAAATAA
- the flgK gene encoding flagellar hook-associated protein FlgK, with amino-acid sequence MSGWIGFNTAVSGLLASQRSLHTTNHNISNANTEGYSRQQVVQKSASPMSLPGIGMLGMGTSIDEIKRVRDSYVDFKYWLENAPLGEWEVKRENLVELEKVFNEPSDSSFRQYLDDFFTALDTLSKNPSDYSHRSLVRETAEALTSHLNETAGRLYKMQEEINFAISTKVDQINDLAESIRNLNKQIYGLELDGTKANDLRDKRALLVDKLSKIVNVQVNEDDQGRYTVSIGGTTLVHHLEVRKIEYAGKSKGQDPNPVEVKWDNGQSVSIKSGEIKGLIDLINGEGESGSYRGVPFYINRLDQFAAKFAERMNNVHYNNKGLNKAENIYMFTIDGKDSASFVPGTDEVKAHNISVSKDILDNLDNIATAENHNEPESNEGVLELIDLREDKMFFDDPTNPPQGTPDDFIKSVLSTLAVDSQHADRMNNNQSVIMENIELKRESESGVSIDEEMSNMVKFQHSYNAAARMITTMDKIYDVTINRLGLVGR; translated from the coding sequence ATGAGCGGTTGGATAGGCTTTAACACAGCAGTTTCAGGATTATTAGCAAGTCAAAGATCATTACATACAACAAATCATAATATATCTAATGCAAATACTGAAGGATATTCAAGACAACAGGTAGTTCAAAAATCAGCTTCACCTATGTCACTACCAGGAATCGGTATGCTTGGAATGGGAACAAGCATAGATGAAATTAAAAGAGTAAGGGATTCGTATGTAGATTTTAAATATTGGCTAGAAAATGCTCCTTTAGGGGAATGGGAAGTTAAAAGAGAGAATCTAGTAGAATTAGAGAAAGTATTTAATGAGCCTTCAGATAGTAGCTTCAGACAATACTTAGATGATTTCTTTACAGCACTTGATACATTAAGTAAAAATCCTTCAGATTATTCCCATAGGTCATTAGTAAGAGAAACAGCAGAAGCACTTACAAGTCACTTAAATGAAACAGCAGGAAGACTATATAAGATGCAGGAAGAGATTAACTTCGCTATTTCTACAAAAGTAGACCAAATTAATGATTTAGCAGAAAGTATTAGAAACTTGAATAAGCAGATATATGGCCTTGAACTTGACGGTACTAAAGCTAATGATTTAAGAGACAAAAGAGCTTTATTAGTAGACAAGCTATCAAAAATAGTAAACGTTCAGGTTAATGAGGATGACCAAGGAAGATATACAGTTTCTATCGGTGGAACCACCCTTGTACATCACTTAGAAGTAAGGAAAATCGAGTATGCAGGCAAATCAAAAGGACAAGACCCAAATCCGGTTGAGGTTAAGTGGGATAACGGACAAAGTGTAAGTATAAAATCAGGAGAGATAAAAGGACTTATAGACTTAATAAACGGTGAAGGTGAAAGTGGAAGCTATAGAGGAGTACCTTTTTATATAAATAGATTAGACCAGTTTGCAGCAAAGTTTGCTGAAAGAATGAATAATGTTCATTATAATAATAAAGGATTAAATAAAGCAGAAAACATATATATGTTTACTATAGATGGTAAAGATTCAGCGAGCTTCGTCCCTGGAACTGATGAAGTAAAAGCCCATAATATATCGGTGTCTAAGGATATATTAGACAACCTTGACAACATAGCTACAGCAGAGAATCATAATGAACCGGAAAGCAACGAAGGGGTATTAGAGCTTATAGATTTAAGAGAGGATAAGATGTTCTTTGATGACCCTACAAATCCACCTCAAGGTACACCAGATGATTTTATAAAGTCAGTATTATCAACATTGGCAGTTGACAGTCAGCATGCAGATAGAATGAACAATAACCAAAGCGTTATAATGGAAAACATAGAGCTTAAAAGGGAATCAGAATCAGGTGTATCAATAGACGAAGAAATGTCTAATATGGTGAAATTCCAACATTCCTATAACGCAGCAGCAAGAATGATAACTACAATGGATAAGATATATGATGTTACAATAAATAGATTAGGACTTGTAGGAAGATAA
- the flgK gene encoding flagellar hook-associated protein FlgK, giving the protein MSSIFTGLSTALSGIFANRTALDTVSHNISNVDNPNYVRQQAIHASSTYTKLPNANLSIGTGVDVQEIRQIRDEFLDAKYRTSISEYGYWSAKNSVFEEVQRIFNEISENGLQSVMDEFWNGWEELSKNPDNLTLRGLLKERAEAVVETVNHIGQQLLNTKKNLNVSIENKVEEINNIGKEIAKLNEKIQVVESNGMKANDYRDTRNSLLDTLSNLVSIEYYEDDKYCVNVAIGGKYLVNGSNCSEIEAKEDGSPYVDLFWKDESTEVNIKGGEMTGLIKSRDNTIVDITDKFNNFIKTVAEKVNTIHKTGYTLEGPLGDDFFAAPNPLESIGVGNIKVNDNLSTLNKIAASSEPVLDMNERGNGKIAEKIAGIRESYLFGDMTPDEYYREIISDLGVQANEAATMEESQKILISQVDERRKSISGVSLDEELADMLKYQHSYVANTRVVNAIDEMIDIIINKTGRVGR; this is encoded by the coding sequence ATGAGTTCGATTTTTACAGGATTATCAACAGCTTTATCAGGGATATTTGCTAATAGAACAGCATTAGATACTGTATCCCATAATATTTCAAATGTAGATAATCCAAACTATGTAAGACAGCAAGCGATACATGCTTCTTCAACATATACAAAATTACCTAATGCCAATTTAAGTATAGGTACAGGAGTAGATGTACAAGAAATACGTCAAATTAGAGATGAGTTTTTAGATGCTAAATATAGGACATCTATAAGTGAGTATGGATATTGGTCGGCGAAAAATAGCGTATTTGAAGAAGTACAGAGGATATTTAATGAAATATCCGAGAATGGATTACAAAGTGTAATGGACGAATTTTGGAATGGTTGGGAAGAGCTTTCTAAAAACCCTGATAATCTAACACTAAGAGGATTATTAAAAGAAAGAGCAGAAGCTGTTGTAGAAACAGTAAACCATATAGGTCAGCAATTACTTAATACTAAGAAGAATTTAAATGTAAGTATTGAGAATAAGGTTGAAGAAATAAACAATATAGGTAAAGAAATAGCTAAACTTAATGAAAAGATACAAGTTGTTGAAAGTAATGGCATGAAGGCAAATGATTACAGAGATACAAGAAATAGTCTATTAGACACATTGTCAAATCTAGTCTCTATAGAGTATTATGAAGACGATAAATACTGTGTAAATGTAGCTATTGGAGGCAAATATTTAGTTAATGGCTCAAATTGTAGTGAGATAGAAGCAAAAGAAGATGGAAGTCCTTATGTAGATTTATTTTGGAAAGATGAAAGCACAGAAGTTAACATTAAAGGCGGAGAAATGACAGGATTAATCAAATCAAGAGATAATACCATTGTGGATATTACAGATAAATTTAATAATTTTATAAAAACAGTTGCAGAAAAAGTCAATACAATTCATAAAACAGGATATACGTTAGAGGGACCACTAGGAGATGATTTTTTTGCTGCACCAAATCCTTTAGAATCAATAGGAGTAGGTAATATAAAAGTCAATGATAATTTATCAACCTTAAATAAAATAGCAGCCTCTTCCGAACCTGTACTTGATATGAATGAAAGAGGTAACGGAAAGATAGCAGAAAAGATAGCAGGTATAAGAGAATCATATCTTTTTGGAGATATGACTCCAGACGAATACTATAGAGAAATTATTTCGGACTTAGGGGTACAAGCTAATGAAGCGGCCACCATGGAGGAAAGTCAAAAAATATTAATCTCCCAAGTAGATGAAAGAAGAAAATCTATATCAGGAGTATCATTGGACGAGGAATTAGCAGACATGCTAAAATATCAACATTCATACGTCGCCAACACAAGAGTAGTAAACGCAATAGACGAAATGATAGACATAATTATTAATAAGACAGGGAGAGTTGGAAGATAA